The following coding sequences lie in one Thermomicrobium sp. 4228-Ro genomic window:
- the hisG gene encoding ATP phosphoribosyltransferase, producing the protein MGEPLRLTIASKGSYEEATLRFLESAGLSVWRPNPRQYVGRLSGIDGVEVLFQRTADIVHQVASGGADLGITGYDLVAELAGDDPNVLVVIDDLGFRRCELVLAVPESWLDITTISDLADLAVEWKRQGRTLRVATKFPNLTREFLLRNGVNYFTLVEGHGALEVAPALGYADLIADLTETGVTLRENRLRVLEGGVILRAQACLIACRRTLRQAPEKLERARLIIEMLEARLRSRRYRLITANVQGRDEDEVVRHVTAHVATTGELGPTVARVYPKSGDTRCGWYEVTIIVPAHLLMQAVDHLRLAGSTGITVTSPDYVFDSRSHAYERLRRALEEPV; encoded by the coding sequence ATGGGTGAACCGCTGCGTCTCACGATCGCATCCAAGGGTTCCTATGAGGAAGCGACGCTTCGTTTCCTCGAAAGTGCCGGCCTGAGCGTTTGGCGTCCGAATCCGCGTCAGTACGTCGGTCGCCTCTCCGGAATCGATGGCGTCGAGGTTCTGTTCCAACGGACCGCCGATATTGTCCACCAGGTCGCGAGCGGTGGCGCCGACCTCGGCATTACCGGGTACGACCTCGTGGCAGAACTGGCCGGGGATGATCCGAACGTGCTCGTGGTCATCGACGATCTGGGATTCCGCCGCTGCGAGCTGGTGCTCGCTGTTCCAGAGAGCTGGCTCGACATCACGACGATTTCCGATCTCGCTGACCTCGCTGTGGAGTGGAAGCGACAGGGTCGGACCTTGCGCGTTGCGACGAAGTTCCCCAATTTGACGCGCGAATTCCTCTTGCGGAACGGTGTGAACTACTTCACGCTCGTCGAAGGGCACGGAGCACTCGAAGTGGCTCCGGCACTCGGCTACGCCGATCTTATCGCTGACCTCACCGAAACCGGTGTCACGCTGCGCGAGAACCGGCTCCGCGTGCTCGAAGGCGGCGTGATCCTGCGTGCACAAGCATGCCTCATCGCGTGCCGCCGGACACTGCGTCAGGCGCCAGAGAAGCTCGAACGCGCACGGTTGATCATTGAGATGCTCGAAGCGCGGCTCCGTTCTCGGCGCTATCGCCTCATCACTGCCAACGTACAAGGACGCGATGAGGACGAGGTCGTCCGGCACGTCACCGCTCATGTCGCCACGACTGGTGAACTCGGGCCGACCGTGGCTCGTGTCTATCCGAAGTCCGGCGACACGCGGTGTGGCTGGTACGAGGTCACGATCATCGTTCCGGCTCATCTCCTGATGCAGGCCGTCGATCATCTCCGCTTGGCTGGGAGCACCGGCATTACCGTCACATCACCGGACTACGTCTTCGATTCCCGATCGCACGCGTACGAGCGGCTCCGTCGCGCTTTGGAGGAACCCGTATGA
- the pheT gene encoding phenylalanine--tRNA ligase subunit beta translates to MKVPMRWLRELVATDLTADDLAERLTLAGLEVEAIERIGAHWDNIFVGVVERIEPHPNADRLVLATVAAGVHRLTVVTGAPNIAVGQKVALALAGAKLYDGHSAEPRLITLKPATIRGVRSEGMVCSEKELGLSDEHEGIMVLDPDAPVGTPLRDYLGDEILEIAITPNRVDAFSIIGIAREVAALTGAPLHIPPLAPLEAPIDPTLATIEAPDLCYRFVGVALEGIRVAPSPWWLRRRLQLVGIRPINNVVDVTNYVMVEWGQPQHAFDRARLKGNRIVVRRARPGEAIETLDHVQRTLTADTLVIADAERPVGIAGVIGGLDSEITDETTSVLLETANFDMLSIRRTARVQRLRTEASARFERGLDPNLCWPAAQRAVYLLNELIPTCRVVSIVDHYPSPRLPRRIEMPRTEIPRLLGVDYPDEEIRSVFERLGFSVEIQPSASRPLWVVEVPTYRSDVTIPADLVEEVARVIGYDTLPERLPVGQTVPVEIDPELRLVRQLQNGFVAAGLHEVITYPMVDDVSLRSLSSSGSELPERLGFYARPDRDFVRARNPIRPEWSVMRPTLVATLLRNAAEQLKFNDAVAVFETGKVYLPRDRDELPDERRAVGCLLAGLATLRDLYHEERPVDFFDLKGVLEEVLPRIGARSIAFRPIRHPSLHPGRSAEIVYRDQPIGIVGEVLMTVSERFGIAPQHRVVVAELDIPTLLALGLDSVSIRPVSRYQPVEQDFAIVVDEATPAAEVEAAIRAGAGPLAVAIRLFDVYRGPAIPEGKKSLAFRVIFSAPDRALSDEEIQRLRERIEQHVRRRVKGEFRR, encoded by the coding sequence TGACCGGCGCTCCCAATATCGCTGTCGGGCAAAAGGTCGCACTCGCCCTCGCTGGCGCCAAGCTCTACGACGGGCACAGCGCCGAACCACGCCTCATCACGCTCAAGCCAGCCACCATTCGCGGGGTCCGCTCCGAGGGAATGGTCTGTTCGGAAAAGGAGCTGGGGCTCTCGGACGAGCACGAGGGGATCATGGTGCTCGATCCTGACGCTCCGGTGGGCACACCGCTCCGGGACTATCTCGGCGACGAGATTCTCGAAATCGCGATCACACCCAATCGGGTCGACGCCTTCTCGATTATCGGTATCGCACGGGAAGTCGCAGCGCTCACCGGTGCACCTTTGCATATACCACCCTTGGCACCACTCGAGGCACCGATCGATCCCACCCTCGCGACGATCGAGGCGCCCGATCTCTGCTATCGGTTCGTTGGCGTCGCCTTGGAAGGGATTCGCGTCGCCCCTTCGCCCTGGTGGCTTCGCCGACGTTTGCAGCTCGTCGGCATCCGGCCGATCAACAACGTCGTCGACGTCACCAACTACGTCATGGTGGAGTGGGGACAACCGCAGCACGCGTTCGACCGTGCGCGTCTCAAAGGCAATCGGATCGTCGTCCGGCGCGCCCGACCAGGTGAAGCGATCGAGACACTCGACCACGTACAGCGGACGCTCACCGCTGACACCCTAGTGATCGCAGATGCCGAGCGGCCAGTCGGGATCGCTGGTGTCATAGGTGGTCTCGACAGCGAGATCACCGACGAGACGACGAGCGTGTTGCTCGAGACCGCAAACTTCGACATGCTCAGCATCCGTCGCACCGCACGGGTACAGCGCCTACGGACCGAAGCATCGGCACGCTTCGAACGCGGTCTCGATCCGAACCTGTGCTGGCCAGCTGCCCAGCGTGCTGTTTACCTCCTGAACGAACTGATCCCGACTTGCCGCGTGGTCTCGATCGTCGATCACTATCCCTCCCCGCGCCTTCCCCGTCGCATCGAAATGCCGCGGACGGAGATTCCGCGCTTGCTCGGCGTGGACTATCCCGATGAGGAGATCCGCAGTGTCTTCGAGCGGCTCGGATTTTCGGTCGAAATCCAGCCGTCAGCCTCCCGCCCGCTCTGGGTCGTCGAAGTTCCGACCTACCGGAGCGATGTCACGATCCCAGCCGATCTCGTCGAAGAGGTTGCCCGTGTGATCGGTTACGACACGTTGCCGGAGCGCCTGCCCGTCGGCCAGACCGTACCGGTGGAAATCGACCCCGAGCTTCGGCTCGTGCGGCAGCTCCAGAACGGCTTCGTCGCAGCTGGCCTCCACGAGGTCATCACCTATCCCATGGTCGACGATGTGAGTCTCCGAAGCCTCTCGAGTTCCGGTAGCGAGCTTCCGGAACGACTCGGTTTCTACGCCCGACCCGACCGCGACTTCGTCCGCGCTCGCAACCCGATCCGTCCGGAATGGTCGGTCATGCGGCCGACGCTCGTCGCGACCCTCCTCCGTAATGCGGCGGAACAACTCAAGTTCAACGACGCAGTCGCTGTGTTCGAGACCGGTAAAGTCTATCTGCCGCGGGATCGCGACGAATTACCGGACGAACGGCGCGCTGTCGGGTGCCTCCTAGCCGGTCTCGCCACGCTGCGCGATCTGTATCACGAGGAACGGCCGGTCGACTTCTTCGACCTGAAGGGTGTGCTCGAAGAGGTGTTGCCACGCATCGGTGCTCGGTCGATCGCCTTCCGTCCGATTCGCCATCCCAGCTTGCATCCGGGACGCAGCGCTGAGATCGTGTATCGCGACCAGCCGATCGGCATCGTCGGTGAGGTGCTCATGACAGTCAGCGAACGGTTCGGCATCGCTCCCCAGCACCGGGTCGTCGTAGCGGAGTTGGATATCCCGACCTTGCTCGCACTCGGTCTCGACTCTGTTTCGATTCGCCCTGTCTCGCGGTATCAGCCGGTCGAACAAGACTTCGCGATCGTCGTCGACGAGGCAACTCCTGCCGCCGAGGTCGAAGCGGCGATCCGAGCGGGTGCTGGCCCACTCGCTGTGGCCATACGACTCTTCGATGTCTACCGCGGTCCAGCGATTCCGGAAGGGAAGAAGAGTCTCGCTTTCCGCGTCATCTTTTCGGCACCAGACCGGGCCTTGAGCGACGAGGAGATTCAGCGCCTGCGCGAGCGGATCGAACAACACGTTCGGCGACGCGTCAAGGGAGAGTTTCGCCGGTGA
- a CDS encoding histidine--tRNA ligase, which yields MTANQSSDLLQPLERLRGMHDVGPERFRRRQRVLRRIQHVIERHGYEFVETPILEPTELFLRKAGPERIAQLYAFTFRNRDIALRPEHTASILRYYIDARQNDPLPLRLAYAGPVFRYERPQAGRTRQFTEIGCELLGAPGASGDAEIIHLASEILESLGIRPRIVIGHVGIVLDYLQRLPLRQRARDWLLWSMERLRKGQEVDLEKDLPGLTGGSTVAQLSRELSEKLAPLDRAELERLVLALLREVGLQVTSGSRTPDEIVRGVLAKLERSTDTETLRRGYAFARELAGLNGTPDSVLPELHRLIERYALDPEPLRQIDQLLTLLAGYGITTDRIELAPGMARGLHYYTGILFEIYPEGDGDLQLCGGGRYDDLAQLLGARSPLPACGFAGGIERIADAATLTNPPAIPRLLVMATTVDALPQAERVAEQLRAQGAIVELDVRQRSLSANRRYARRRGIHRLIVVDLSGTVEEIDLLQGRAGDG from the coding sequence GTGACCGCGAACCAGTCGTCCGACCTCCTCCAGCCGCTCGAGCGGTTGCGCGGCATGCACGACGTGGGGCCGGAGCGATTCCGCCGCCGGCAGCGTGTTCTTCGGCGTATCCAGCACGTCATCGAGCGGCACGGCTACGAATTCGTCGAAACGCCCATTCTCGAGCCGACCGAGCTCTTTCTGAGAAAGGCTGGGCCGGAGCGGATCGCGCAACTGTACGCATTCACGTTCCGGAATCGCGATATCGCCCTGCGGCCCGAGCACACGGCCTCGATTCTTCGCTACTACATCGATGCGCGCCAGAACGACCCGCTCCCCCTCCGGTTAGCGTATGCCGGCCCAGTTTTCCGCTACGAGCGTCCCCAGGCCGGTCGCACCCGGCAATTCACCGAGATCGGTTGCGAGCTCCTCGGTGCACCGGGAGCGAGCGGTGATGCGGAAATCATCCACCTTGCCAGTGAGATTCTCGAGTCGCTGGGCATCAGACCGCGGATCGTCATCGGTCATGTCGGCATCGTCCTCGACTATCTTCAGCGTCTCCCGCTTCGCCAGCGGGCCCGGGATTGGTTGCTCTGGTCGATGGAGCGACTCCGCAAGGGACAGGAGGTCGATCTGGAAAAGGACCTGCCTGGTCTGACAGGCGGCAGTACTGTCGCGCAGTTATCGCGCGAGCTCAGCGAGAAACTTGCACCGCTCGACCGCGCTGAACTCGAGCGACTGGTCCTTGCGCTCCTTCGCGAGGTCGGCCTCCAGGTTACGAGCGGTTCCCGCACACCCGACGAAATCGTGCGCGGCGTGCTCGCCAAACTGGAGCGGAGTACCGATACCGAAACCCTCCGACGGGGCTACGCCTTCGCCCGCGAACTCGCGGGTCTCAACGGAACGCCCGACAGTGTCCTCCCGGAGCTGCACCGCTTGATCGAGCGTTACGCGCTGGATCCCGAGCCACTCCGACAGATCGACCAACTGCTCACGCTGCTCGCTGGCTACGGCATCACGACGGATCGCATCGAACTCGCTCCGGGCATGGCACGCGGACTTCACTACTACACCGGCATTCTATTCGAAATCTATCCTGAGGGCGATGGAGACCTCCAGCTGTGCGGCGGCGGCCGCTACGATGACCTCGCCCAACTGCTCGGTGCACGCAGTCCCTTGCCGGCTTGTGGTTTCGCTGGCGGCATCGAGCGTATCGCCGATGCAGCGACGCTCACCAATCCACCAGCTATTCCGCGCCTGCTGGTCATGGCGACCACCGTCGATGCCCTCCCGCAGGCGGAACGCGTGGCGGAGCAGCTTCGCGCCCAAGGAGCGATCGTCGAACTCGACGTCCGGCAGCGGTCGTTGAGTGCCAACCGCCGCTATGCTCGACGCCGTGGCATCCATCGGCTCATCGTCGTCGACTTGTCAGGTACCGTCGAAGAAATCGATCTCCTCCAGGGCAGGGCCGGCGATGGGTGA